The sequence CGGTGTCCGAAATGGAGAGCACAATGCATCGAGCCATCTGGAACTCGAACGCCGCCACCAAGCAATGCATGGGAGGAGCAGTGAAAACCAGCAGGACGCGTGCCGGTAGTGATCAAGGAGTACATGCTAGGGGACATGAAGGAGACAGCGGGCAGTAATCCAGAAGGCTTTGTTTGCTTGGCTTGCGAAGTCAACcgcggcgagcggtgggattaaactagcagcagcagcctcccgCTCCGGGCGCGAGGAAGATGAATGTGAATGCGCGTGAGATGATCGATCCTCCCTTTGAGTGTCCTACGCAAAAGGTTCCTCTGATATTATCCGGCCGTTGGCAGACTTGGGCATGGCATGTGTTGACCTTGCGAACAGCGCGGCGTGCCAGGGGTCGTCTTGTGTTGTGTGTGAATGAAAAATGAATTGTATTCCCTGCGAACCAGTATTCCATCTCGTTTAGTACTTCTAGTATATTGTATACGCACGCGGATGCAACATGAGAACAGGATGCAACACGGTGCTAGTATATTGTCAAAAAAAAGtgagagaaaaaagaaatggcACCGTGTGTGTTCGAAGTTAACTAACGGCTACTTACACTCTGTtttaacattttttttaaaaaaaaaaaggaaagagaaacagGCAGTTGACTTCTCATGGCAACGTTCCATTTTTTTCACTTCTCTTTTGGTAGCAATAGATGGTACTCGGATCAATCAGGGCTTGGAAACACGTTGAGAAGTGGCATGGTTGTCATATGTGATGGGCGGTTGGCATGgtgtaaaaagttttttttttttagagTTTTAGGGGATCCGGACCCGTCTTAACCGAAGCCAAGACCGTCATCGTTTACAGCGCAGAGAATGGGTACACCATTCAGCAGTCTTGAACACAGCCCAACACAACTCGAAGAAAACTAGCAGCTAGAGCTTAAGCTGCCCAAACAACTCAAGAACAAGTTTAAGGGTTTTCGGGATTGCATATGTGCATGAGcatgtttcattgtgtttcttGTTACTATATATGTTTATGTTTGAGGCAAAGTGGAAACGGTGAAGGTAGTGCTGATGAGATTGTTTAGTTgccaaaaaatttcctacagtatccgtcacattgaatctttggacacatgtatggagcagtaaatgcagttgaaaaaataactaattacacagtataactgttttatacgagatgaattttttaaacctaattagtctataattggacattaattatcaaataacaacaaaatgtggtacagtaccaaaactcaatctttttcgcgaactaaacacacaaTGATTTCACCAAATATTTCTACAGAGAGACCCTAAGGGCTTCCGCAGTGGGCAACGATTTGGCCaacaatttgatttttttaattgaTCAACAGTTGCAGCACAGTGATCGCTAGCGACTCGTTCGCTAGCTCGGACAGTCGCCGAGAGAGCTCCCTCTCACGCACGCTCTTCCCAACACCGGCCACTCTCCTCTCTATCCACCAAATCGCCATACCACTACGGACGCCTAAAGGCCTAAGAGTAACAGTCCAAAAGCTCGCacgacactactacagaaaacaTTTTCCGAGGCGGTCAAAATCGGTTTTCCGAGGTGGGTATGACAAACGCCTCCGAGCAGGCGTCACGGTAAATGGAGTATTTAACTAGGCGGTTTGGCGCCTGCCtcgataaataaaaaaattaaaaaaagaaagagaaagccCGGTGAGCACATCGGCCgttgccgccgcgccccgctcgGCCGCCTCCCactccgagccgccgccgcgccgtgctgCTCCCGTTCCCGCTCcgggccgccgctgcgcccgctCCGCCGCTCCCGTTCCGGGCTGCCGTCGCGCACCGCTGCTCCTGCTCCGCGCCATCCCGCAGCTCCCTCTCCGAGCgccggccgagctcgagcgGCCGCGCTGCCACCGGATCTGGAGCGGACGCGCCGGGGAGCGGTGCGGCCGCCGGGGGGCTCCTCGCCGTGGACGGGCGCGGCCGTCGGGGGGCAGCGGCCGTCGTGGAGGGGCGCGGCCGCTGGGGGAGCCGCCCATCGTCGTGGAGCCGCCGAATCCGAGCTCCccgggccccgccgccgtgcaTGCGCCGGATCTAGGCTGCCCGGCCGCCCGCAGCCGCCGGATCCGGGCTGCCCGGCTGCCCGTCGTCGCGGAGCCGCCGGATCTGAGCTTCTcgggcgcccgccgccgcgcatgcGTCGGATCCGAGCTGCCCGGCTGCCCGCTGCCGCGCAACCTCTTGATCCGGGCTGCCCGAGCGCCTGCCGTCGCGCCGCCATTTGAGGTTCGGGGTGTCGCCGTCGAGCGCGGGCTCCGGCACCGGCAGGCTCGCGCTGGCCCTTCTCacctccgccggcggcgccgcctccatctTGCCGCTCCCTAGGAGAGGCACCACGGTGATGCAGGAGGGGGAGAGAGGCACAGCCGCTCCCTAGACTCACTCCCGTGAGTCTTGCGTGTTGGTGGACGGAGAGAGGgaaagggaggagggggcggcgctgaCTGGGGGAAGAGAGAAGACAAGAATGGTTGGGAAACCCTAAGGActagtatatatatgtgtatttgTAATTGGGCCGTTTGGACTATCGGGCTGGGCttgattaactgaggcggttggCTTATGAcgtccgcctcggttaattgaAAATGACCGTCTCTGTTAATCgcaggcattaaccgaggcggttttttcAAAGTGCTTATTTTCGAGGTCTTTTTATCTCGCAAAATAGAATTTTGTAATAGTGCGGAGGACGACCATGCTGTCATGTCGGCGTCGCGACGAGGCCGGCCGCAGCATCATCCCAACCGAAGCCCATCTCTATGTTCGTACTGCTGCCGACCGTGCAATTCTCGATCGATCAGTTTCCGTTGTTCTTCGTGCCCAACTGACCATTCGATCGATGCGTCCATGGAGCCTATGGCTAGGGCTGTACCAGTAGCCGTAGCCGCTGAAGAACACGCCGCagcctgcagcctgcagcctGCAGCTAGGAGTAGCATGAAGCTACCTGCAACTTGTACGCCGCCCCTTGGATTCTCTATGCGCACACACACACCATGGACGCAGCACAGGTCACCGTGCTTAGTATATTTAACAGCTCGATTAGTCGCGTACTAACACTGGATTATCTTTATTAATTAGCACCCTGTTGTGGTAGTGTGGTGGGCATCGATCACCTCCCACTCCTATATAACGATCTCTTCAGCTTCTCTTGTCACACTTTCTTTTTCAGCGACGTCGCGCCAGCTCCACCACCAGATCTTAATTTGTAGAAACCGAAGAAGCAGAGCAGCTAGCGTGGCCACCACAAGCTAAGCtgcagctgccgctgccgctgccgccgtcgccgccatgatCAACGGGCGCGACATCTACGACGTCCTCGCGGCGATCGTGCCGCTGTACGTGGCCATGTTCCTGGCCTACGGCTCCGTGCGGTGGTGGGGCATCTTCACGCCCGACCAGTGCTCCGGCATCAaccgcttcgtcgccgtcttCGCCGTCCCGCTGCTCTCCTTCCACTTCATCTCCTCCAACGACCCCTACGCGATGCAGTACCGGTTCCTGGCCGCCGACTCGCTCCAGAAGCTCGTCatcctcgccgcgctcgccgtctGGCACAACGTCCTCTCCCGctaccgccgcggcgccggcgccgcctcgctCGACTGGACCATCacgctcttctccctctccacgcTGCCCAACACGCTGGTCATGGGCATCCCGCTGCTCCGCGCCATGTACGGCGACTTCTCCGGCAACCTCATGGTCCAGATCGTCGTGCTCCAGAGCGTCATCTGGTACACGCTTATGCTCTTCCTCTTCGAGTACCGCGGCGCCAAGGCGCTCATCTCCGAGCAGTTCCCGCCCGACGTCGGCGCCAGCATCGCCTCCTTCCGGGTCGACTCCGACGTCGTCTCGCTCAACGGCCGCGACGCGCTGCAGGCGGACGCCGAGGTCGGCAGCGACGGCCGCGTCCACGTCGTCATCCGCCGCTCCGCGTCCGCCTCCACCACgggccacggcgccgccgcgcgctccgccgTGGGGTACCGCCCCTACGGCCCCTCGTCGGCGATGACCCCGCGCGCCTCCAACCTCACCGGCGTCGAGATCTACTCGCTGCAGACGTCGCGGGAGCCCACGCCGCGGGGCTCCAGCTTCAACCAGTCCGACTTCTACGCCATGTTCAACGGGAGCAAGATGGCCAGCCCGCTGGCgcagcccggcgccgccgcacgcgcgccgGGGCTCGACGAGCAGGTGGCCAACAAGTTCGCGACCGGGAAGCAGGGCGGCGACGCCACGACGGCGTACCCCGCGCCGAACCCCGGCATGATGCCACCGCCACGGTATATATGCATccactcctttttttttttgaggcaaAGTATGCCTCCATTCTGAACACCCCAATAACTGAGTAACGAGTTTTTGTTCGCTAGCAATCATGGTGAAATGAATGCATACGGCCCAATGAACAGTGTTGGGCGGAATTTCATTTGCTAAAAAAAAGGCTGATTTTTATTAACGGGGAAATATCGCTGAAATTTGTCTTATGCTGAATTACTTTGTCATCTGCATTTGGCAATACTAGGAAGAAGGAGCTCGGGGGCTCCAACTCCAACTCCAACAAGGAGCTGCACATGTTCGTATGGAGCTCCAGCGCGTCGCCGGTGTCGGAGGCCAACCTCCGCAACGCCGTCAACCACGCCGCCTCCACCGACTTCGCCGGcgtaccgccgccggccgcgccagtCGACGGCGCCACTCCAAAAGGTAATTAATTAACGCAGCAGACGATTCCTCCATTCAAAGAACACGCGATTGAGGATGGATCGCCGCATTCCGCAACACTAGCGCTAATCGTTCTTGCCACTGCGCATCATGCATGCTTGCTTGCACTTCAGGCGCAAGTGGCACTGTGACGCCGATCAAGAAGCaggtggacgcggcggcggcggcgaccggcgaccTGGAGATCGAGGACGGCCTGAAGAGCCCCGCGACGGGCCTGGGCGCCAAGTTCCCGGTGTCGGGCTCGCCGTACGTGGCGCCGCGCAAGAAGGGCGCCGACGCGCCGGGGCTGGAGGAGGCCGCGCACCcgatgccgccggcgagcgtcaTGACGCGCCTCATCCTCATCATGGTGTGGAGGAAGCTCATCAGGAACCCCAACACCTACTCCAGCCTCGTCGGCCTCGTCTGGGCCCTCGTCTCATTCAGGTGCAAATTACTCTAACCTTAGCTTCAAAAAACAGTTGCTCATTATACACCtatacctttttttttgaaaagatacaCCTACACCTATATATCCATGGATTCATGCACTAGTAGTTCTTATGTCAGTTCCAACACTTGCGCCGCCTTATCGAAAAACACATGAATGAATTCCAAACGGATCGAGCAGTTCAAATTCAGCAAGATTCAGCGAATCCAAATGGAGCCTTGTCTATTGACTCACTGGGTCCAAATTAAATCTAGTTTTCCATGTCGTTCACTACTACTAGGTTGCTTTGCTTGTAACTAGCACAGGATTAGCGTTTGCATGTGAGAGCACATGAGGGGTACGTCGGTCTCGGATCTGGCACATGCACGCCGATGCAGGTCTTATGTGTGAGCCCTGGAGCTTTGCAGCAGACCAAATCTACCAAATCAGCTGCGGCAGCCGTGTTTGTCTCCACCCGTCCGGGGCGGCACAGACATGATCGGCGGGCTCATCCATGGCTAAATTGCACGATGCTTCGTGTCTAGAAAGAGTACAATTATAAGCAGGCATCGCTGTACTATTTTACTACACGAGATGCATCGCATGGCACATCCAGAGGAGAGCTTGAAACAGCaggcatttgtaggggcgaggAGCACATGCCTATGCTGGTTAATTGCATGATTCTGTTATCATGCTGGTTGATTAACACAATTTGTTTCTGAATTTTCAGGTGGAACATCCAGATGCCCTCAATTATAAAGGGATCGATATCGATACTGTCCGATGCAGGGCTAGGAATGGCTATGTTCAGCTTAGGTACAAGCACTGGCTATTTGATACCTGTTCTTCATTGGAACTGATATTTTGTTCTTTATATGAACCGAGAAATTCTGACGGTGCTACATGTGACCTAGGCCTGTTCATGGCGCTCCAACCAAAGATCATCTCTTGCGGTAAGAGGGTGGCGACGTTCGCAATGGCGGTGAGGTTCTTGACCGGTCCGGCGGTGATTGCCGCCACCTCCATCGCCATTGGGCTCCGGGGAGTGCTCCTGCACGTTGCCATTGTTCAGGTTGGCATCACCATCATATATACTGTAGtttattttttcttgaaaaCATTCCGAAAAAAACATAGTAATCGTACTGATGATTGTGAAAACTGGAATATGTGATTGATCAACTTACAGGCTGCACTTCCACAAGGCATCGTCCCCTTTGTGTTTGCCAAGGAGTACAACTGCCATCCTCAAATACTTAGCACAGCGTAAGCAAATCCATGCTCAAAGTTTGCGAGACACACATCTCATGcttagctgttgttgtatgtaCAAACAGCAGAGGCTAACATCCTGAATGCTTGTGCTGTGATTTTTCAGGGTTATTTTCGGGATGCTCATCGCGCTTCCAATCACGATACTCTACTATGTTCTTCTTGGAATTTAGATTTCCGGCTAGGGAGTAGGATTCTAGGAATCTAGCGATGAATGCATGCAAAGAGGAGAAAACATCGCTTATCTTGAAGACCTGAAGATCATGAGAGAAGAGAAATAGGGAAAACTAAGTAGGACCCTAGAAGAGATAAATTTAGAGGAAAGGGGGGAAAATCCTTGATTcgattattttaattttttgttaCTGCTTTAGATCCAAAGTAAAGGTTAGGGCTTTGAGTATGAAGGATTGAACCGCTAATTGGGCAACTTGGTACTAAAGATTCCCACCGGTTGATTCCTCTGTCCAGAGACATATGATCTGCAAATTTCTGCCTGATCTCGCACACGCTAATCGGGATAAAGTAATAGAAGCGGTTCCCAAATTGCATGGCAAGATCGTCAGACCAATCCAGCCTGACGGCTTTGGGGAAAGAGCTGGAGCTTGCTTCGATTCAGTACCTGCCTGCGTGCACAGATCTTATCAGATACCAGTAGTAACTCTGAACTGCTAAGCTCTGAAGCTGCATCTGCTACGGATTATGCTTAGCAAGCTAGTATCTAGTTACAGCATTGTTAGTTTTTTGATATGTAAAGGTGTTATGCAGCTTGCATTGAAGAGTCCAAAGCGGTGCAGGCATGCACGCACTGGCTCCTCCTAGGGATTCAGCAGTGGACCACATGAGGAAGCATCTTCTTGTGATTTTTAATGTTCTtgccattttttttctcttgtctGCCTGCCCAACCCAATTAGTGGTGGTTAACTGTGAGGGAGTCAAATGTCAGCTAGTAGATGGTCTGCTCGCATCGCACACGCATGTGAAACCTCTGTTTTGTTTTTGCTGCTGCCTGCTAGTGGGCTGTCCTTTGCTGCATGGAGCACGCATGATATATGGTCTAGATCAACCTAAGTCCTGAGCTTATTTTAATTGAGTAACCGATTATTTTAGCCGTGATCCTTGATCGCCTCATGAAGGCCGCCTTCAGAGCCTGGACCATTTGGCGAGGGCTGCTGTCAGAAGTTGGCGCCTAATCTGAACATCAGAATATCTGAAGTGAAATGAAAAGAGAACACCTTCAGTTGCATCTTCAGAAATCGAGACCGATCAAGCCGAATTCAGTATGCTCGAGCACTGGTGGAGCAGAGAGGTAAAGCTCGGTGCTTCGTTGATTGGGCCTGGACTCCAAATGTCAGCAAAAGTAATCGGTTAGTATAGGACAGTCAATGGAATCCGATCGAAGGAAGCCTGTGGCAGTAATCAACCTAGACCAGCTCAGGCTGTCTGGGGTTGTGATAATTGATAGTATACTGCTGTGCTGGTTAGTCAAGCACTCCACATCGGTCTTGGAATCTCAAGAAAGATATGCATCTCTGAAATCTTCAGCTCATCGCCTGAACAGCAAGCTTGCttactctgaagtctgaactgaTCTACCCCCACCCCTAGGTGTTTATGTGCAACGGATACGTACTCTCCTAGTGCCTTCAGTGTGACTCGGTCACATAGCTTTAGCAGTAAAAGTTTAACGTTACTAGATTCATCATAAAAAAAAATACGAAATGCATTCATATAAATGATTCATTTCCATTTCAAGTTATATATTCTCTTAGATACTGTTAAGGATGTGTAAAGTAACCTTGTTCTCTACAAGCATGTACACCTCATCCATAGATAGTTTACATAGATCACTCATCTAACAATCTTACTGTTGACACAGTTCACAAGTTTCATAGAATCCACACACATACTATCTCTGTTTAAAATTGtagttcgtttgactttttttgactctaagtttgaccactcgtcttattcaaaaaatttatataaatattgtcaaatttaaatcatttttgaagatcttgtattgataaaacaactcaaaataaaacaaatgatATTCgacataaatttttgaataaaataaatagtcaaacttaaaaaaaatcaaatgaccTCTAATTTGAAACAGAGAGAGCATATTTTATTGAGCGTGTGGCCCACCTACCTTTCCTCTCTCCCCGTGACGAATCTGCACTACTCAGCACATGCGGAGCCCACT comes from Panicum virgatum strain AP13 chromosome 4K, P.virgatum_v5, whole genome shotgun sequence and encodes:
- the LOC120704127 gene encoding auxin efflux carrier component 2-like → MINGRDIYDVLAAIVPLYVAMFLAYGSVRWWGIFTPDQCSGINRFVAVFAVPLLSFHFISSNDPYAMQYRFLAADSLQKLVILAALAVWHNVLSRYRRGAGAASLDWTITLFSLSTLPNTLVMGIPLLRAMYGDFSGNLMVQIVVLQSVIWYTLMLFLFEYRGAKALISEQFPPDVGASIASFRVDSDVVSLNGRDALQADAEVGSDGRVHVVIRRSASASTTGHGAAARSAVGYRPYGPSSAMTPRASNLTGVEIYSLQTSREPTPRGSSFNQSDFYAMFNGSKMASPLAQPGAAARAPGLDEQVANKFATGKQGGDATTAYPAPNPGMMPPPRKKELGGSNSNSNKELHMFVWSSSASPVSEANLRNAVNHAASTDFAGVPPPAAPVDGATPKGASGTVTPIKKQVDAAAAATGDLEIEDGLKSPATGLGAKFPVSGSPYVAPRKKGADAPGLEEAAHPMPPASVMTRLILIMVWRKLIRNPNTYSSLVGLVWALVSFRWNIQMPSIIKGSISILSDAGLGMAMFSLGLFMALQPKIISCGKRVATFAMAVRFLTGPAVIAATSIAIGLRGVLLHVAIVQAALPQGIVPFVFAKEYNCHPQILSTAVIFGMLIALPITILYYVLLGI